In the Leclercia sp. AS011 genome, CCGATAACCTGTGGCAAACCATCGAAGAGCGCCTTGACGACTGGGATGGCGACAGCGACATCGATTGTGAAATCAACGGCGGTGTGCTGACCATCAGCTTTGAAAACGGCAGCAAGATCATTATTAACCGCCAGGAACCGCTTCACCAGGTGTGGCTGGCCACCAAACAGGGCGGCTACCATTTCGACCTCAAGGGCGATGAGTGGATTTGCGATCGCAGCGGTGAAAGGTTCTGGGATCTGCTGGAACAGGCCGCGACCGCCCAGGCGGGTGAAGAGGTGAAATTCAGTTGAGGTTTATTGCCCGGTGACGCTTGCGCTTACCGGGCCTACAACGGCTCAGGAGAAATACTGCTGCAACAGCGGGGTACTGGCGTCCTGGTTAGCCGGTGCGGCGGCAATCACCTGGGTGCGGAACGGGATCACCTGCGCACGGCCATCGACCTTCACAATCTGGTAGAACTGCGGCAGGTTGAAGTTGATAAAACTGGAACCATAAGTGAAGCGGTCGTGTGAGGACGAGTAGAAGCGGCTGACGTCGCGCACCAGCTCCTCTTTGCTGCCTTCACAGTGGTGATACACCTCGGCGCGGTTGGTTTCATCAAGGATATAGATATTGAAACCGGCATCGTCCCCCGACTCTTCAAAGAAGAACTGAATAATCCCTTCGCTGGCAAAACCATCCACCACCTGCGGCAGTTTGACGTGGTTGGTTTCCACCTGCACCGAGAGACCGTGCAGTTTGTTGTGTGAGATGGCACCGTAGAACTCAATGGCGTTTTCCAGCTTCTGCACCGACACGTTCAGACGCTCAAAGAACAGGCCCCAGGTCTGCCCGGAGACGCGCAGCGCTTTGAAGCGCCCGGTTTCCTGACGGGTGCTGGAGAGGCGCAGATCGATACACTCGGAGACCAGCTGCTGCACGCGGGTACGGATCAGGCCACGCAGATGCTGGCTGTAGCAGAAGACCTCGACGCTGTCCGGCGGAGCAGCATCCTGGTGCATCTTGCCGAGAATAGTTTTCAGCGCTTCGATCATCGCCTGTTCGCCGTTGAAGTGCAGAGTACGCACTTCGTTCCACGAGTTGCGGTAGAGCAGATCGACGCTGCCCACCAGGCAGTTTTGCTGCTCGCCAAAGCTGAACACATCCAGCTTACGGAAATCGAAATGCACCACCTGATTGCGGAACGCCGCCGTCGGGTCATATTCCAGGTTAACGATAATCGCCAGATGGCGAATTTCACACGGGCTGTAGAGCGCTTTCGGCGTAGGAGCCGGCAGACGCAGCGGGAAGTGGTGCGAGACATCCGCCACCATCTCCTGCAGTTTGGCGAGATCGACGATCTCGTTGCCCTTAATAAACAGACGGGTACGTGACGTGAGCAGTCCGTTAAACCAGGCCCAGGCCACCAGCTTGTTCAGATAGCGGTTATATTCCAGCGGCTGATGGCTGATGATCGAGTCCATGCTCGGCGCACGGTTGTACAGATACCACCCGGTGCGGTTGGCGCGACCCGGCGGCACATAGATAAAGGTCAGGTTCGGTTCAGACAGGTCCGGCGAAATCTGTGGGTTTACCAGGGTCACTTTACCCGGCAGCGCTTCAAACGCGGCGTACAGCTTACGGGTCAGCACCCCGATATCCTGCGGGCTGGCGGAAACGCTGAGGTTGTTACGACGGGCAAAGCGGATCAGGTTACGGTAGCTCTGCATCATGGCATCGAGCAGCTCGTTGTGCGCTTCACGCACCTGATCGATCTTCCAGTTGGCGCGATTATCGAGCATCGACAGACGCTCTTCGTCCCATCCCCACTCTTTGACTAACTGACTGAGCACTTCACGACGCCAGCCGACGCATGCGCGTTCGCGGCTGAGCTTCTCACAGACTTTGAGATAGAAACATCGACGGACCAGGTCGAGACGGGTCGGATCGTCGATGGCTTTCAGGTATTCGGTGACGCGCTCGAGCATCATGCAGTAGGCATCAAGACCGAAAGAGACGATCTCGCCATCATGCAGACGCTGTTTAATGTCTTTCGCCAGCAGACGCGGCGTTGGGTATTCCCACGAGTAGGCTTCAAGCAGCAGGGTTTTGAGCACCGCTTTGTACGGGGAATCAATACTTTTATACAGCTGCCACAGGCTTGCGCCGAAATACTCTTCGGCGGAGAGGGAGCTCAAGCCACCCAGATCCAGCCACTCGTTTGGCGTCAGGACCCCCTGGGCGTAGAGCTTCATGACGTAATCGTCGTAATGCTCTTCTTCATCGCACGGCACCATACTCCAGAGAATACGCTTCCCGGCCAGGCGCACGGCGGTACGGTAAAACTCATCCAGCAATAAGATGTGCTGCGTCGAGCCGCAGTCTTCACCACCCAGACTGCCGCTTTCATTATGGCGGAAACGGTTTTCATCAATCAGGAAGAAACTCACTTCCACGCCGAGCGAGGCGGCCCAGCTCTCCAGCAGGCTGCATTTACGCTGCAGCAGCTGACGCTCGTCGTTATCGAGCCACGACTGATGGCAGACCCAGATATCCAGGTCCGAAGAACAGCTTTGCCCAACCGAAGAGGTACTGCCCATGGTGTAGACGCCGGTGATCGGCAGTTCGCCTTTCGGGGATACCTGCGGCGGCATGCCACGGTAGAGCTCCAGCTCTTTCAGGTAGTGTTCTTGGGTTTCATCAGGCGTGTAAAGGCAGATGCCCTTGGGAACGTTACCGTCGAGGTAACCCGGCATCAGTGGGTGGTGATAGTGCAACAATGTCGGCAGAAGACTGTAAACCTGCTGGAATGCAGGGCCCATCGCCGCAAGCGCGCGATCGACACGCAGTTGGTTGATGGCATCCAGTCTCTGTTTCAGAGTCTCAATATAGAGGTACAAGACGTATCGCCTGATGTTCAGAAGGCATTAATCCTCACCAGGACCGAGGATTACGCGTTCACAGTATTTCGAAAGTAACCGTCGCCCTTTTTCGCCCTTATCTTTCTGGTCTCGGAGACGAAAAAATGGTCTAAAACGTGATCAATTTAACACCTTGCCGTTTGACCGTAAAGAAAGATGCGCTACATACAAGTGTAGCACCGTTCTGTACGTGTAAATTCCTGAATACGGCAGCAGGCAACCTCTATCCCTGCCCTGTCCTGACCCCTCAACGTCCGTAAACCTGACACTCCCAGGACAACAATGTTAGGATGGTCAGTAGATGATTAAGACGGTAACAAGCATGTTAGACAATGTTTTAAGAATTGCCACACGCCAAAGCCCTCTCGCGCTCTGGCAGGCACATTACGTTAAGCAGCGCCTCGAAGCCTGCCATGAAGGCTTGCGTGTTGAGCTGGTACCGATGGTAACGCGTGGCGATGTCATTCTTGATACACCGCTGGCGAAAGTGGGCGGCAAAGGCCTGTTCGTGAAAGAGCTGGAGCTGGCACTGCTTGAGGATCGCGCCGATATCGCGGTCCACTCCATGAAGGACGTCCCGGTTGATTTCCCCGAGGGGCTGGGCCTGGTCACCATTTGCGAGCGCGAAGATCCGCGTGACGCCTTTGTTTCAAACCGCTACGACTCGCTGGATGACCTGCCGCAGGGCAGTATCGTTGGCACGTCAAGTTTACGCCGCCAGTGTCAGCTGGCCGAGTCCCGCCCGGATCTGGTTATCCGCTCCCTGCGCGGTAACGTCGGTACCCGTCTCGGCAAGCTCGATAACGGCGAGTACGACGCCATCATTCTGGCGGTAGCCGGTCTGAAACGCCTGGGCCTGGAGTCGCGCATTAAGGTGGCGTTGCCACCGGAGCAGTCGCTGCCGGCCGTCGGTCAGGGCGCGGTGGGCATTGAGTGCCGACTCAACGATAGCCGCACCCATGCGCTGCTGGCACCGCTCAATCACGACGAGACGGTCATTCGCGTCAAGGCGGAGCGCGCCATGAACACCCGCCTTGAAGGGGGATGTCAGGTACCGATTGGCAGCTATGCTGAATTAATTGCTGGCGAACTGTGGCTGCGTGCGCTGGTTGGCGCGCCGGACGGTTCGCAGATGGTGCGCGGCGAACGCCGTGGTAACCCTCAGGATGCAGAACAGCTGGGTATTTCGCTGGCAGAAGAGCTGCTCGACAACGGTGCCCGTGAAATTCTCGCGGAAGTCTATAATGGAGAACCCCCGGCATGAGTATTCTCGTCACCCGCCCTTCTCCCGCTGGAGATGAGTTAGTGAGCCGTCTGCGCACACTCGGGCAGGTGGCGTGGAGCTTTCCGCTGATTGAGTTCTCCCCGGGCCGGGAACTTCCCCTGCTCGCTGGCCATCTTGCTGCGTTGCAGGCCGATGACATGCTGTTCGCTCTGTCACAACACGCCGTGGAGTTTGCCCACGCCCGGCTGCAACAGGACGGCCAGCGCTGGCCGGATGCACCGCACTATTTCGCCATCGGCAGAACCACCGCCCTGGCGCTGCATACCGAAAGCGGCAAAGACATTCGCTATCCGCTGGATCGGGAAACCAGCGAAGTGTTGCTACAATTACCTGAATTACAAACTGTTGCGGGCAAGCGCATTCTGATTTTGCGCGGCAACGGTGGGCGAGAGCTGCTGGGCAATACGCTGCGTGAGCGCGGAGCAGAAGTGACATTTTGTGAATGTTATCAACGTTGTAATAAACATTATGACGGTGCAGAAGAGGCGATGCGCTGGCAGTCTCGCGGCGTTACCACTCTGGTAGTGACCAGCGGCGAAATGCTACAACAGCTCTGGTCGCTGATCCCGCAATGGTATCGTGATAACTGGTTACTCCGCTGTCGGCTTCTGGTCGTCAGTGAGCGTCTGGCGAACCTCGCCCGGGAACTGGGCTGGCAAGATATTCGGATCGCTGATAACGCCGACAACGATGCGCTGCTGCGCGCATTACAATAACTCTCATAATGGGAAGCCATAATGACGGAACAAGAAAAATCCTCCGCCGTGGTTGAAGAGACCAGGGAGACTGTGGACACCACGCCACAGCCAGAAACGACAGAGAAAAAGCATGGCAGCAATAAAACCAGTCTGGCGTTAAGCGCGATTGCCATCGCCATCGCGCTGGCTGCAGGTATCGGCCTGTACGGTCTGGTGAAGAAACAAGCCACCAATCAGACCGCCACCAGCGACGCGCTGGTGACTCAGGTCACCGCCCTGCAACAGGCCCAGCAGGCGCAGAAAACCGAGCTGGAAGGGGTGATCAAACAGCAGGCGGCCCAGCTGGCCGACGCGAACCGTCAGCAGGCCGAGCTGGCGAAACAGCTGGATGAAATGCAGCAAAAAGTGGCGGCCATTTCCGGCACCGACGCCAAAACCTGGCTGCTGGCGCAGGCAGATTTCCTGGTCAAACTGGCCGGACGTAAGCTGTGGAGCGATCAGGATGTCACCACTGCCGCCGCGCTGCTGAAAAGCGCCGACGCCAGCCTGGGCGATATGAACGACCCGAGCCTCATCACTGCCCGTCGTGCCCTCACCGAAGATATCGCCAGCCTGGCGACCGTCTCGCAGGTGGATTACGACGGCATCATTCTGAAAGTGAATCAGCTGTCGAACCAGATCGATAACCTGCGTCTGGCAGACAATAACGACGACGACTCCCCGATGGACTCCGACAGCAGCGAACTCTCCAGCTCACTGAGCGAGTGGCGCATCAACCTGCAGAAAAGCTGGCAGAACTTTATGGACAGCTTTATTACCGTGCGCCGCCGCGATGAAACCACCGTGCCGCTGTTAGCCCCCAATCAGGACGTCTACCTGCGCGAAAACCTGCGCTCACGCCTGCTGGTGGCCGCGCAGGCGGTTCCTCGCCATCAGGAAGAGACCTATAAGCAGGCGCTGGACAACGTCTCGACCTGGGTGCGTGCTTACTACGATACCGACGATGCCACCACCACGGCCTTCCTCGACGATGTGGACAAGCTGAGCCAACAGAACATCACCATGAACGTCCCGGATAAGCTGGCGAGCCAGCCGATTCTGGAGAAGCTGATGCAGACGCGCGTGCGCAACCTGCTGGCACAGCCGGGCGTGGCCGCAGAGCAGGCTCCCGCTGCTGCTCCGGCCCCTGACAGCGCGCCGCAAGGAGAGTAATCATGTTGAAAGTCCTGTTACTCTTCGCACTGCTGCTCGCCGGGATCGTGCTGGGTCCTATGCTGGCGGGTCATCAGGGTTACGTGCTGATCCAGACCGATAACTACAATATTGAAACCAGCGTCACCGGGTTGGTGATCATTCTGATCCTGGTGATGGTGGCGTTTCTGGCGATCGAATGGATCCTGCGCCGCATCTTCCGTACCGGGGCCCATACCCGCAGCTGGTTTGTTGGCCGCAAGCGCCGCCGTGCCCGCAAGCAGACCGAACAGGCGTTGCTGAAGCTGGCGGAAGGCGACTATCAGCAGGTTGAGAAGCTGATGTCGAAGAACGCCGATCACGCGGAACAACCGGTGGTGAACTATCTGCTGGCCGCCGAAGCCGCCCAGCAGCGCGGCGATGAAGTGCGCGCCAATCAGCATCTGGAGCGCGCTTCCGAGCTGGCCGAAAACGATCCGATCCCGGTGGAGATCACCCGGGTGCGTCTGCAGCTGGCACGGAACGAAAACCATGCCGCCCGTCACGGCGTCGATCGCCTGCTGGAGATCGCCCCGCGTCATCCGGAGGTGCTGCGTCTGGCAGAGCAGGCCTATATCCGCACCGGTGCCTGGGGCTCGCTGCTGGACATCATCCCGTCGATGGCAAAAGCTGACGTGGGTGACGATGAGCAGCGCGATAACCTGCAACGTCAGGCGTGGATTGGTCTCATGGACCAGGCGCGTGCCGATCAGGGCAGCGATGGTCTGAAAGAGTGGTGGAAGAATCAGAGCCGCAAAACGCGCCAGCAGGTACCCCTGCAGGTGGCGATGGCGGAGCACCTGATTGAGTGTGACGATCATGATACCGCCCAGAGCATCATTCTTGATGGCCTGAAGCGTCAGTATGACGATCGTCTGGTGATGGTGATCCCGCGTCTGAAAACCAATAACCCGGAGCAGATCGAGAAAATGCTTCGCCAGCAGATCAAAACCGTGGGCGATCGGCCGCTGCTGTGGAGCACCCTCGGTCAGTCGCTGGCCAGACATGGTGAATGGAAAGAGGCCAGCCTCGCCTTCCGCGCCGCGTTAAAACAGCGTCCGGATGCGTTTGACTACGCCTGGCTGGCGGACACCCTGGACAAGCTGCATCTGCCAGAGGAAGCCGCCGCAATGCGTCGCGATGGTCTGCTGCTGACGTTGCAGAACAATCCCCCGCAGCAATAATTGCAAAGGAGGCCTGACGGCCTCCTTTTTTATTTGCTACATTCTTTGCATCATCTTCATGAGACCGCCTCCGCCAATGTAACGACCTCCTTTCATTAAACATTTTTCCTGCACACGCCCTGGCGGTGTGGACTATCTCGTTTTTGAAAGGATCGTTTCATGAACACGCTTTTATACGCGCTTTTTTGCGCGCTCCGCAGCCATCGCTGGCTGCGTCTGCTGGCCTGCGCTTTTCTGTTTACCTCTGTAGGGAATGGCTTAACCCAGGTGATGGTCTTTGGCCTGCTGCTGGACTGGCAGGCCCCCGCCTCTTTGCTGACCCTGGCATATCTGTTTGCCACGCTGCCGGGGTTTCTGGGCAGCCTCGTCGGGGAGAAGCTCTGTATGCGCTTTTCGCCCATCCGCCTGCTGATCCTGACCGAGTGGCTGGGTCTGCTCGCCCTGCTGTTTCCCCTGCTGGGCATTCAGTATCACAGCATGGTGGCCCTGCTGGCGGTGCAGTCCACCGAGGCCTTTCTGGCGGGCATGAGCTGGCCCGCACTGACCCTGCTCTTCCGACGGGGATTATCCGAAGCCGAGCTGCCCGCGGCCACATGCCTGGAGACGATGATTTTTGCTTCGCAGGTGCTGCTGGGTACCGGGCTGGGTATGGTGCTGTTCCATCATCTGCCTGCCCTGGCCCTGCTGGGGATCGACGCGCTCACTTTTGTCGGCTCTTTGCTGATGCTGCTCCTCGCCGGCAGCGCGTTGCCTTCCCTGGCGCCTGAGCAGGCAGCGGACACTGAAAAACCGGTGCCGGTGCGCTGGCAGGCGCTGGCCCCGTTGCAAAAACGCAGCCTGTTACTGCTCCCCGCCCTCGCCGCCGTGGGATCGCCTGCCATGGCGCTGCTGCCTGCGCTGGCGCAGCAGATCGAACCGGATAATGCCGCCGGACTGGCCCTGCCCTTGCTCTTTGCCCGTAGCATGGGGCAGCTGTGCGGCCCGCTGCTGCTGAACAGAGAGAGTCTGCCTCGCTACGCCGGGCACAACCGCCTTCTGCTGACCTGTCTCGGACTCTTTTTATTTGCCTATGGGACGATCCCGCTGCTATCGGGGACCCAGGCGCTGGGGGTGGTATTTATCGCCCATCTGGCTTCGAATGTCGTTTTTGCGGTGGGCACGTTTAGCCTGTTGAGCAGCTTTCAGACCGGCCAGGTCTCCTCTGCCAGCGGCAAGGCATGGCGATGGCAAACCGCCAGTGCGTCGCTCTTTACCTGCCTGACGGCAATGGTGGCTGACGTGCTGGGGCCGTTACAGGCGCTGTATGGCGTTTCCGGCTGCGCCTTGCTGATGGTGGTGGGGATCCTGACGCGCTACTGCAGATAAGGCATAAAAAAACGCCTGCTAAAAAGCAGGCGTTAAACAGGTCTGTTCGACAACTTGTGGTGCTTCACTCAACGTTATGCCCATGGTGTTTGATGAGGCCGAAGCGACATCTGTCTGTGGACGATAAGCACCGTAAATGGCTCTGCATCATTCCGGTGTTTATGAGGCACTAAGGCGAACATAAGAGATGGAATGAGCATCTACACGTATATTATTGCACGCAACATGCCAGGTTTGCACAGAGAAGTTGTCTGATATCCAACTTTTTAAGATAAAAGGAAATTATGTCATTCAGGCAGGTATCAGGCGGCAAAATGCCTCTGAATGGCGGGCAAAGTGTCTCCGGAAAACGACACCAGGGCACAGAAAGGAATATATTGTTATTTTTCAGTAAATTAGATGTCACTTATTCACGACAGGCCTGAATATCGCTGTCGGCAATCAGCAACAAAGGGAAGTAATGACAGAAAACAAAAAACCCCGCCGAAGCGGGGTTCAAAATTGGTCGGCGAGAGAGGATTCGAACCTCCGACCCACTGGTCCCAAACCAGTTGCGCTACCAAGCTGCGCTACTCGCCGTTGTACTGCTTTTTGAATTTTTAGTTCAATTCATTAAAAGTCGTGGTGCGAGGGGGGGGACTCGAACCCCCACATCCTAAGGACACTAACACCTGAAGCTAGCGCGTCTACCAATTCCGCCACCTTCGCAATTCACAACTCTTTAAATAATGGGGTGGCTAATGGGATTCGAACCCACGACAACTGGAATCACAATCCAGGGCTCTACCAACTGAGCTATAGCCACCACTACTTGATTCTTTACTTCCACGCGGTTCTGCCTACTTAACAGACCACCGCAGCTCCAGCACCGGGTAAATGGTGCGCCCGACAGGATTCGAACCTGAGACCTCTGCCTCCGGAGGGCAGCGCTCTATCCAGCTGAGCTACGGGCGCTTAGCGCCGTTGCGGGGCTGGATATTACGGAGGTCTCGGTCTGCTGTCTAGTGCTTTTTTAAAATAAATGCGCGTTTGATTACAGTTTGCGCACTTTGCCGCATATTACTGCGTTTTTGTCCTTTCGACATGTCGTCCAAGGCCAAAAAGCTTATATCCGACACTCACGGCAGCGATAAATATCATCCCGACATACAGTGACATGCGGGTATCTTCATTGAAGTACATGCCGATCAGCACGCAGATCAGGAAGGCCATGGTGAGATAGTTCGCCCACGGGAACAGAATGGAGCGGAATGGATGGCTGGCGATCGCTTTTTTATGTGCCTGACGGAAACGCAGCTGGCTAATCAGGATCACAAACCACGGCACCATCCCCGGCAGAACGCTGGCGCTGTACACGTAGACAAAGACACGCTGCGGGTTCGGGATGATGTAGTTCAGGCATGACCCCACCAGCAGAATAACAATCGAGATAGCAACCCCTGCCACCGGCACCCCTGCCCGGGAAACTTTGCCCACCGCCGCCGGAAGCTGGCGGTTTTTCGCCAGGGCATAGAGCATACGCCCGCAGCTGTACATGCCGCTGTTACAGCCGGACAGCGCTGCCGTCAGCACCACAAAGTTGATAATACCTGCCGCCGCGGTAATACCGATTTTGGCAAAGGTCAGCACGAACGGGCTGCCGTTACTGCCAATCTCATTCCACGGGAAGATGGTGACGATGACGAAAATCGCCCCCACGTAGAAGATCAGGATACGCCACAGCACTTTACCCACCGCGCTGCGCAGGGTCACCTGTGGGTTTTTGGCTTCACCGGCAGTAATACCGATAAGCTCAACGCCCTGGTAGGAGGCCACCACGATACAAAGCGCGGTCAGGAAGCCCTTCCAGCCCCCGGCAAAGAAGCCGCCGTGCTCGGTCAGATTGCTAAAGCCAATCGCCTGCCCGCCGTTGCCAAAGCCGAAGAAGATCACCCCTACGCCAATAACAATCATCACGATGATGGTGGTGACTTTGATCATCGCAAACCAGAACTCAATCTCACCGTACAGACGCACGGCCGCGAGGTTAGCCAGCGCCACCAGCCCCACGGCGATCAGCGCGGGTATCCACTGCGCCATCTCCGGGAACCAGAACTGCACGTAGACCCCGATGGCGGTGATCTCTGATATTCCGACCGCCATCCACATAAACCAGTAGGACCACGCGGTGAGGTAGCCAAAGAACGGGCTCATGTAGCGGTGAGCGTAGACGGCGAACGAACCGGCAACCGGCTCAAGGAACAGCATTTCGCCCATCGAACGCATGATAAAGAAGACGAACAGCCCGGCGATGATATACGCCAGCAGGACCGACGGCCCGGCCCATTTCAGGGTGCTGGCGGAGCCCATAAACAGGCCGACGCCAATCGTCCCACCCAGGGCGATAAGTTCTATATGACGAGCTTCCAGCCCACGCTGTAGCTCCGGTTTTTTCTCTGCCATAAATCCTCGGTTGTGCTTGCGACTCTCCCGGCCTGAGCCGGTTATTGTTATAGGTACAGATGTGCTATCGCAGGCTGTGCGACATGGACCCTTTATGTTAAGGGTTGATGCAAAAACAGCCTGGTACGGTAATGCGGGGAGGAATGGTTTCTTAAATTTTGTGAAATGGCAAATAATGCGTTAAAAAAATGAATGTATTGCACAGAAAAGCAGCAGGTTTGCAGGCAGGTTGCAGCGCGAACAGCAGATCGCGCTGCAAATAACAGATTAAAGCCGACCGGAGTAGTGCCAGCCGAGATAACGCAGCAGACGCAGCTGGCGGGTGATGCGGCTCGGCTGGGATAACAGGCGATACAGCCACTCCAGCCCCAGGTTCTGCCAGACCTTTGGCGCACGCTTCACATGGCCGGTGAAGACGTCATAGGTGCCGCCCACGCCCATATAGAGCGCGTCGGGGTAGACCTGACGGCAGTCGCGCATCAGGATCTCCTGACGCGGGGAACCCATCGCCACGGTGACAATCTTCGCCCCGCTGTCACGGATGCGGGCAAAGAGTGCCTGCTGCTGATCGGCACTGAAGTAACCGTCCTGGCTACCGACGATATTCACCTGCCATTGGGCACGCAGCTTCTGCTCAGTTTGCGCCAGAATCTCCGGTTTACCGCCGATGAGGAACACCGGCGTGCCGTCTGCGCTCGCCCGGGCCATCAGCGCTTCCCAGAGGTCGGCACCCGCCACACGGGAGATGTTCGCATCCGGGTATTTCTTACGCACCGAGCGCACCACGCTTATCCCATCAGCGTATTTAAATTCTGCCGCCTCAATCAGATCCCGCACCTGGGCGTTATCCTCAATGGTAAGCATTTTTTCTGCATTGATGGCCACCAGCGTACCGGTTCTTACTCCGTTCCCGGCGCAGAGGTAGTCCAGCGCATGTTGCATATCACGCCAGCCGATCAGCTTCAGGCCACGCAGGTCATACTGCGGCGCAGAGATATTGTCAGTCATTATTATCCTTACTCAGACTCGCGAAAGCGTCCTGCCGCTGGCCGGCTCGCGCTTATGCACCAGCCCGGCGCTGTCGAACAACCAGTACAGCAGCTTCGCCATCAGCAGACAGGCGCCAAAAACCATCATGAAAAAGACCACCCGCGAGACGAACGAATCCAGTCCCTCTCGCGCCAGCACGATCATATTGAAAATGGCACCGAAACAGAAACTATGCAAAATCGCTGCCTTATAGCGATTGGTCTCCTGATTGCCCAGCGTATAGAGCCAGTCGAACCATTTGATAATCAGCCCTACGGCGATCGCCCCCGGCAGGATAAACCAGCCGCCGCCCATCACCACCAGCGAGCCGATCAGCGTCGGTGAAATCGCCAGCCCGGAGTGGTTGTTTAACACTTCCCAGGTAAAGTAGTTGGCGGTGTTCAGGACCACGCCCGGCCTGTCCGGCCACAGCCAGGTGGGGATAAAGACATAAAAATCGCGCACGATGGGCGCCAGCCCCTGGAAGTCGATTTTGTCGTAGTTCTGCAACAGCAGGGCCAGGTTCTCCCACGGCGAGAAGGTATCGCGGGTGAGGTACAGGAAGGTGTAAAACGCCTCATCGCCGCTGACGTCCATGCCATAGCGTTTCAGCGCCAGCCAGAACATGCCGACAATCCCCATCACGCCTGCGGCAGCCAGCATCCACAGCGAGATCCAGCCGCGAATGATGCCAATAAACAGGAAGATGGCGAAGGCGATGATGATGTTGGCGCGCGTGCCGCCGACAATCATGTAGGTCAGCAGGCCAAACGCCACGGTGCTGACGAGGAAAAACAGCCACGCCCGGGCGTCCTGGCGCAGAAAATAGACCACCAGCATCGCCGGAATGAAGAAGTAGAAGAAGCGCTTGAGTGCCACCCCGGAGACTTCGCTGGAGAAAATCTGGCTGTAGGAGTGCAGCTTAAACAGCAAAAAGCCGTTGTGCATGAAGAAGATACCGACGGTAATCAGCGCGATCCCCATCAGCATCACCCAAGTCAGGTGGGTCTCGACCCGGTTCATGGTAAACAGTGGTCGTCGCGCAGCGCCAGAACTGGCGGGCTTCAGCCGCGTCTTATAGGCGACGTAGTAGACCCCGTAGAAGCAGGTGGCCGACAGCAGCGCCTGCATCAGTATCTCCGGCGGTACGACGGCCACGTCGAAGCGGAACACCAGTACGCTGGTCAGCGGGAAGCCAAAGTAGAAGGTCAGCAGAAACAGCAGCGAGAAAAAGACGTTGAAGTTAAAACGCACCCGCCGGAACTCGAACCAGGTCAGGGTGGCGATAAACAGCGAGCTCAGGAGCCAGATGATCAACAGGCCGCTAAATTGCAACTGGCTCATGCTTTCTCCCCTGAGGCGATCCGCAGCGCCTGATGCCACGGCGTGAGGTAGTTCGGGCTGAAGAAGTCGATGGCATTTTTATCCACCTGCGTCAGCTGCCGCTGCGCTTCACGTACGACCTCTTCGTTCAGGTCATCCGTGGTGAACAGCACCGGAATGTGCTGCTCCGCCATGTCCTGCCAGAACGGGTTGTCGCGGTTGAGCACGCAGGGCACGCCCGCCTGAATCAACAGACACAGCGTACCAATCCCCTGCTGGCGCGCGAAGATGAAGTAGCCAAGATCGCACTGGCGCAGCAAAGCGAGGTAGTCGTCAAAGGCCAGCTTATCGCTGAGGATCTGCAGATTCTCCGGGCTGAACAGCGCCAGCCCGCTCTGGCGGACTTC is a window encoding:
- the wecG gene encoding lipopolysaccharide N-acetylmannosaminouronosyltransferase, coding for MTDNISAPQYDLRGLKLIGWRDMQHALDYLCAGNGVRTGTLVAINAEKMLTIEDNAQVRDLIEAAEFKYADGISVVRSVRKKYPDANISRVAGADLWEALMARASADGTPVFLIGGKPEILAQTEQKLRAQWQVNIVGSQDGYFSADQQQALFARIRDSGAKIVTVAMGSPRQEILMRDCRQVYPDALYMGVGGTYDVFTGHVKRAPKVWQNLGLEWLYRLLSQPSRITRQLRLLRYLGWHYSGRL
- the thrP gene encoding bifunctional threonine/serine APC transporter ThrP gives rise to the protein MAEKKPELQRGLEARHIELIALGGTIGVGLFMGSASTLKWAGPSVLLAYIIAGLFVFFIMRSMGEMLFLEPVAGSFAVYAHRYMSPFFGYLTAWSYWFMWMAVGISEITAIGVYVQFWFPEMAQWIPALIAVGLVALANLAAVRLYGEIEFWFAMIKVTTIIVMIVIGVGVIFFGFGNGGQAIGFSNLTEHGGFFAGGWKGFLTALCIVVASYQGVELIGITAGEAKNPQVTLRSAVGKVLWRILIFYVGAIFVIVTIFPWNEIGSNGSPFVLTFAKIGITAAAGIINFVVLTAALSGCNSGMYSCGRMLYALAKNRQLPAAVGKVSRAGVPVAGVAISIVILLVGSCLNYIIPNPQRVFVYVYSASVLPGMVPWFVILISQLRFRQAHKKAIASHPFRSILFPWANYLTMAFLICVLIGMYFNEDTRMSLYVGMIFIAAVSVGYKLFGLGRHVERTKTQ
- the wzyE gene encoding ECA oligosaccharide polymerase — encoded protein: MSQLQFSGLLIIWLLSSLFIATLTWFEFRRVRFNFNVFFSLLFLLTFYFGFPLTSVLVFRFDVAVVPPEILMQALLSATCFYGVYYVAYKTRLKPASSGAARRPLFTMNRVETHLTWVMLMGIALITVGIFFMHNGFLLFKLHSYSQIFSSEVSGVALKRFFYFFIPAMLVVYFLRQDARAWLFFLVSTVAFGLLTYMIVGGTRANIIIAFAIFLFIGIIRGWISLWMLAAAGVMGIVGMFWLALKRYGMDVSGDEAFYTFLYLTRDTFSPWENLALLLQNYDKIDFQGLAPIVRDFYVFIPTWLWPDRPGVVLNTANYFTWEVLNNHSGLAISPTLIGSLVVMGGGWFILPGAIAVGLIIKWFDWLYTLGNQETNRYKAAILHSFCFGAIFNMIVLAREGLDSFVSRVVFFMMVFGACLLMAKLLYWLFDSAGLVHKREPASGRTLSRV
- a CDS encoding MFS transporter, coding for MNTLLYALFCALRSHRWLRLLACAFLFTSVGNGLTQVMVFGLLLDWQAPASLLTLAYLFATLPGFLGSLVGEKLCMRFSPIRLLILTEWLGLLALLFPLLGIQYHSMVALLAVQSTEAFLAGMSWPALTLLFRRGLSEAELPAATCLETMIFASQVLLGTGLGMVLFHHLPALALLGIDALTFVGSLLMLLLAGSALPSLAPEQAADTEKPVPVRWQALAPLQKRSLLLLPALAAVGSPAMALLPALAQQIEPDNAAGLALPLLFARSMGQLCGPLLLNRESLPRYAGHNRLLLTCLGLFLFAYGTIPLLSGTQALGVVFIAHLASNVVFAVGTFSLLSSFQTGQVSSASGKAWRWQTASASLFTCLTAMVADVLGPLQALYGVSGCALLMVVGILTRYCR
- the hemY gene encoding protoheme IX biogenesis protein HemY, which encodes MLKVLLLFALLLAGIVLGPMLAGHQGYVLIQTDNYNIETSVTGLVIILILVMVAFLAIEWILRRIFRTGAHTRSWFVGRKRRRARKQTEQALLKLAEGDYQQVEKLMSKNADHAEQPVVNYLLAAEAAQQRGDEVRANQHLERASELAENDPIPVEITRVRLQLARNENHAARHGVDRLLEIAPRHPEVLRLAEQAYIRTGAWGSLLDIIPSMAKADVGDDEQRDNLQRQAWIGLMDQARADQGSDGLKEWWKNQSRKTRQQVPLQVAMAEHLIECDDHDTAQSIILDGLKRQYDDRLVMVIPRLKTNNPEQIEKMLRQQIKTVGDRPLLWSTLGQSLARHGEWKEASLAFRAALKQRPDAFDYAWLADTLDKLHLPEEAAAMRRDGLLLTLQNNPPQQ